In the genome of Dermacentor silvarum isolate Dsil-2018 chromosome 1, BIME_Dsil_1.4, whole genome shotgun sequence, one region contains:
- the LOC119437549 gene encoding immediate early response gene 2 protein: MVMDNDAQKVIAISLGKIATSRVQRGGPSLHRSLLVASVLYKARTTYFDDALQTNGASFSPVMCAPCQNDDEEADCEPEQIDVEEDSSPLAKPNRTVTSPVTSAYEDCASTDGGDDKENVEPPNGSEPSTTSARCLKRRRTHAEDEDSGAKRSRLWRRSSSCDSDESEQDCAPTEEVDAMEVESISNLVLAFNSGLKGLSSSWDNCQPSMEEPQLRRGTSLPDLCSAQSDVLRTPFPPPVLALTV, from the coding sequence ATGGTTATGGATAACGACGCCCAGAAGGTTATCGCGATTTCTCTCGGGAAAATAGCGACGTCTCGAGTTCAGCGTGGTGGACCCAGCCTGCATCGTAGCCTGCTCGTGGCCAGTGTGCTGTACAAGGCGCGTACAACCTACTTCGACGATGCGCTCCAGACGAACGGTGCGTCATTTTCGCCCGTGATGTGCGCGCCGTGCCAAAACGACGACGAGGAAGCCGATTGTGAGCCCGAGCAAATCGACGTCGAAGAGGACTCATCGCCTCTCGCTAAGCCTAACCGGACGGTGACGTCGCCCGTGACGTCAGCGTACGAGGATTGCGCCAGCACGGACGGCGGCGACGACAAGGAGAATGTGGAACCGCCGAACGGGTCCGAACCCTCGACGACATCTGCCCGCTGCCTCAAGCGTCGCCGCACTCACGCCGAGGACGAGGACAGCGGTGCGAAGCGCAGCCGGCTCTGGAGACGCTCGTCGTCCTGCGACTCTGACGAGTCCGAGCAGGACTGTGCCCCGACCGAGGAAGTGGACGCGATGGAAGTCGAGTCCATATCGAACTTGGTTTTGGCCTTCAACTCTGGTCTGAAGGGCCTCTCTTCGTCTTGGGATAACTGCCAGCCTTCCATGGAAGAACCCCAGCTGCGACGGGGCACCTCGTTGCCCGACCTGTGTTCGGCACAGTCCGATGTGCTCAGGACCCCGTTCCCACCTCCCGTGTTGGCGCTCACCGTCTAA